The Equus asinus isolate D_3611 breed Donkey chromosome 15, EquAss-T2T_v2, whole genome shotgun sequence genome includes a window with the following:
- the SIGLEC1 gene encoding sialoadhesin isoform X1, with amino-acid sequence MGFLLHLLHLTLSIPAGLASWGVSSPQEVQGVKGSCLLIPCVFTFPDRVEVPNGITSIWYYDYSSSRKVASHSANPELVESRFHGRTQLVGDAEDKVCNLLLKDLQLEDSGSYNYRFEISEGNRWSDVKGTVVTVTEKPSVPTIDLPAELREGLEVDFNCSTPYACPQGTISLKWHGQDPARSVTSNLLKLEPTGIKHLETLHMALSWQDHGRTLSCQLSVANHRIESKVHLQVQYAPKGVDIVLSPSGRNILPGDRVTLTCRVNSSYPEVSSVQWVKDGMQLKAQSRVLQLSQAGWDDAGVYTCQAENGVGSSVSPPVSLPVFMAKVQVSPAGPILENQTVTLACNTPKEVAGELRYNWYKNHAPLEDAHSQTLQLRPATRADTGFYFCEVQNALGRERSGPVSMVVRHPPLALDLTAFLETQAGQVGIFHCSVLSEPLATLVLSHGGLVLASTLGEGDNSPRFSVSSAPNFLRLKIRDLGPADSGEYTCSATNSFGNASSTLDFHANAARLLISPAAEVVEGQAVTLNCRSGLSPTPDIRFSWYLNGALLLEGPSSSLLLPAASSSDAGSYHCRAQDSHSASGPSSPAVLTVLYAPRQPTFTARLESDATGVGAGRRGLLLCRVDSDPPAQLQLLHRDRVVASSHGCSTCGGCSPRMKVTRAPNLLRVEIHDPGLEDEGVYLCEARNALGNASASATFNAQATVLVIAPSHTLQEGTGANLTCNVSRETDSGPANFSWFRNGALWAQGPLETMTLLPVARTDAALYACRILTEADAQLSAPVLLSVLYPPDPPKLSALLDMGQGHMAVFVCTVDSRPLAQLALFHGERLLATSPGPQLPRHGRLQAKATANSLQLEVRDLGLGDSGSYRCEATNDLGSANTSLFFQVRGAWVQVSPSPELQEGQAVVLSCQVPTGVLEGTSYRWYRDGQLLQEVTSATLRFAAITLSQAGAYHCQAQAPGSATTSLAAPVSLHVSYAPRQAILTTLMDTGPGRQGLLLCRVNSDPPAQLRLLHGDRLVASTLGGVEELAGSSPRLQVAVAPNTLRLEIHNAVLEDEGVYTCEATNALGQVLASANFDAQAVSVQVWPKATVQEGQLVNLTCLVWTTRLAELTYMWYQDGQQRPGAHSILLPNVTVTDAATYRCGLLTPGQAPRLSTPVTLDVLYAPRSLHLTYLLESRGGQLALILCTVDSRPPAQLALSRAGHLLASSTAASVPNTLRLELWEPRPSDEGLYSCSAHSPLGQANTSLELRLEAVQVTLAPSATVPEGTPVTVTCEDTAARPPTLYTWYHNSRWLQEGPATSLSLPEATRAHAGAYSCQVQDAQGTRSSRPASLKVLYAPRDAVVSSFWDSRAGPMAVVQCTVDSEPPAELALSHDGKVLATTNGVHGLASETGHVQVARNVLRLQVQGVPLGDEDIYVCTAHNLLGSVSTTGQLKGEGVHVVAEPGLDVPEGAALNLSCSLPGDPEPTGNSTFTWFWNGRRLHMETVPTLTFIHVARAQAGVYHCQAELPSGATTSTPVMLRVLYPPKTPTMTVFVEPEGGVEGILDCRVDSEPPASLTLHLGSRLVASSQSRGAPAETHLHISATPNALRVDIKELRPSDQGEYVCSASNALGSASASTYFGTRALHHLRLFQQLLWVMGLLVLFLLLGLGACYTWRRRHFHKLSRGENSVAMSSQTATVQEEKVAGICDDSGPVNSAVSGPACLLENSCATSDFL; translated from the exons GGGGGACGCTGAGGATAAGGTGTGCAACCTGCTGCTGAAGGACCTGCAGCTGGAGGACTCGGGTTCCTACAACTACCGCTTTGAGATCAGTGAGGGCAACCGCTGGTCAGATGTCAAAGGCACCGTGGTCACTGTGACAG AGAAGCCCAGTGTGCCCACCATTGATTTGCCGGCCGAACTtcgagaggggctggaggtggacTTCAACTGCTCCACTCCCTACGCGTGCCCGCAGGGGACGATCAGCCTGAAGTGGCACGGCCAGGACCCCGCTCGTTCAGTCACCTCCAACCTCCTGAAGCTTGAACCCACAGGCATCAAACACCTGGAGACCCTTCACATGGCCCTGTCCTGGCAGGACCATGGCCGGACCCTGAGCTGCCAGCTCTCGGTGGCCAACCACAGGATTGAGAGCAAAGTTCACCTCCAAGTGCAGT ATGCCCCCAAGGGTGTGGACATCGTCCTCAGCCCCTCAGGGCGGAATATCCTGCCAGGTGATCGGGTCACACTCACCTGCCGGGTGAACAGCAGCTACCCTGAGGTCAGTTCTGTGCAGTGGGTCAAAGATGGGATGCAGCTCAAAGCCCAGAGCCGTGTGCTGCAGTTGTCCCAGGCAGGCTGGGATGATGCTGGTGTCTACACCTGCCAAGCTGAGAATGGCGTGGGCTCTTCGGTCTCGCCTCCTGTCAGCCTCCCTGTCTTCA TGGCTAAGGTCCAGGTGAGTCCAGCAGGCCCCATCCTGGAGAACCAGACGGTGACACTGGCCTGCAACACACCTAAAGAAGTGGCCGGTGAGCTGCGCTACAACTGGTACAAGAACCACGCCCCACTGGAGGACGCCCACAGCCAGACCCTCCAGCTGCGCCCGGCCACCAGGGCTGACACCGGCTTCTACTTCTGTGAGGTGCAGAACGCCCTGGGCAGAGAGCGCTCTGGCCCGGTCAGCATGGTGGTCCGCC ACCCACCCCTCGCCCTGGACCTTACTGCCTTCCTGGAGACACAGGCAGGGCAGGTGGGCATCTTCCACTGCTCTGTGCTCAGCGAGCCACTGGCCACCCTGGTGCTGTCACATGGGGGCCTTGTCCTGGCCTCCACCCTTGGGGAGGGTGACAACAGCCCACGCTTCAGTGTCTCCTCTGCCCCCAACTTCCTGCGCCTGAAGATCCGAGACCTGGGACCAGCTGACAGTGGAGAGTACACGTGCTCAGCCACCAACTCCTTTGGGAATGCGTCTTCCACGCTGGATTTCCATGCCAATG CTGCCCGCCTCCTCATCAGCCCGGCAGCGGAGGTGGTGGAAGGGCAGGCAGTGACGCTGAACTGCAGGAGCGGCCTGAGCCCGACGCCTGACATCCGCTTCTCCTGGTACCTGAACGGAGCCCTGCTTCTTGAGGGGCCCAGCAGCAGCCTCCTGCTCCCGGCGGCCTCCAGCTCTGACGCTGGTTCCTATCACTGTCGGGCCCAGGACAGCCACAGCGCCAGCGGCCCCTCCTCGCCTGCCGTTCTCACTGTGCTCT ACGCCCCACGCCAGCCCACCTTCACCGCCCGACTGGAGTCTGATGCTACAGGAGTGGGGGCTGGCCGGCGAGGCCTCCTCTTGTGCCGTGTGGACAGTGACCCCCCAGCCCAGCTGCAGCTGCTCCACAGAGACCGTGTTGTGGCCTCTTCCCATGGCTGCAGCACCTGTGGGGGCTGTTCTCCACGCATGAAGGTCACGAGAGCCCCCAACCTACTGCGTGTGGAGATTCATGACCCGGGGCTGGAGGACGAGGGTGTGTACCTGTGCGAGGCCAGAAATGCCCTGGGCAACGCCTCTGCCTCTGCGACCTTCAATGCCCAGG CCACCGTCCTGGTCATCGCACCGTCGCACACACTGCAGGAGGGCACCGGAGCCAACCTGACTTGCAACGTGAGCCGAGAAACTGACAGTGGCCCTGCCAACTTCTCCTGGTTCCGGAATGGGGCGCTGTGGGCCCAGGGACCCCTGGAGACCATGACGCTGCTGCCTGTGGCCAGAACGGATGCAGCCCTCTATGCCTGCCGCATCCTCACCGAGGCTGATGCCCAGCTGTCCGCCCCGGTGCTCCTGAGTGTGCTCT ATCCCCCGGACCCTCCAAAGCTGTCAGCCCTCCTGGACATGGGCCAGGGCCACATGGCTGTGTTCGTCTGCACTGTGGACAGTCGCCCCCTGGCCCAGCTGGCCCTGTTCCATGGGGAGCGCCTCCTGGCCACGAGTCCGGGGCCCCAGCTCCCACGCCATGGCCGCCTCCAGGCCAAAGCCACTGCCAATTCTCTGCAACTAGAGGTCCGCGACCTGGGTCTTGGGGACTCTGGCAGCTACCGCTGTGAGGCCACCAATGACCTCGGATCAGCCAACACCTCCCTCTTCTTCCAGGTTCGAG GAGCCTGGGTCCAGGTGTCACCATCGCCCGAGCTCCAGGAGGGCCAGGCTGTGGTCCTGAGCTGCCAGGTACCCACTGGGGTCCTGGAGGGGACTTCATATCGCTGGTATCGGGATGGCCAGCTCCTCCAGGAGGTGACCTCGGCCACACTCCGCTTTGCAGCCATAACTCTGAGCCAAGCTGGGGCCTACCATTGCCAAGCCCAAGCCCCAGGCTCAGCCACCACAAGCCTGGCTGCCCCTGTCAGCCTCCACGTGTCCT ACGCCCCTCGCCAGGCCATACTCACCACCCTGATGGACACAGGCCCCGGGCGACAGGGCCTCCTCCTGTGCCGTGTGAACAGTGACCCTCCGGCCCAGTTACGATTGCTCCATGGGGACCGCCTCGTGGCTTCCACCCTAGGAGGTGTGGAGGAACTTGCAGGCAGCTCTCCCCGGCTACAGGTGGCTGTGGCCCCCAACACGCTGCGACTGGAGATCCACAACGCAGTGCTGGAGGATGAAGGTGTCTACACCTGTGAGGCCACCAACGCCCTGGGCCAGGTCTTGGCCTCAGCCAACTTCGATGCCCAGG ctgTGAGCGTGCAGGTGTGGCCCAAGGCCACGGTGCAGGAGGGGCAGCTGGTGAACCTGACCTGCCTTGTATGGACCACTCGCCTGGCCGAGCTCACTTACATGTGGTACCAGGATGGGCAGCAGCGCCCAGGTGCCCACTCCATCCTCCTGCCCAATGTCACCGTCACGGATGCTGCCACCTACCGCTGTGGCTTGTTGACCCCTGGGCAGGCACCCCGTCTCTCCACACCTGTCACCCTGGATGTCCTCT ACGCACCCCGCAGCCTCCACCTGACCTACCTCCTAGAGAGCCGGGGCGGCCAGCTGGCCCTGATACTGTGCACTGTGGACAGCCGCCCACCCGCCCAGCTGGCCCTCAGCCGTGCTGGCCACCTCCTGGCCTCCTCGACTGCAGCCTCTGTCCCCAACACCCTGCGCCTGGAGCTGTGGGAGCCCCGGCCCAGCGATGAGGGTCTCTACAGCTGCTCAGCCCACAGTCCGCTAGGCCAAGCGAACACATCCCTGGAGCTGCGGCTAGAGG CTGTGCAGGTGACCTTGGCTCCATCAGCCACTGTGCCAGAGGGGACTCCTGTCACAGTGACCTGTGAAGACACTGCTGCCCGCCCGCCCACCCTCTACACCTGGTACCACAACAGCCGTTGGCTGCAAGAGGGGCCAGCCACCTCCCTCTCGTTGCCAGAGGCTACGCGGGCTCACGCAGGCGCCTACTCCTGCCAGGTCCAGGATGCCCAGGGCACACGCAGCTCCCGGCCAGCTTCCCTGAAAGTCCTCT ATGCCCCTCGGGATGCTGTCGTGTCCTCCTTCTGGGActcaagggctggccccatggctgtgGTACAgtgcactgtggacagcgagccGCCTGCCGAGCTGGCCCTTTCTCATGATGGCAAGGTGTTGGCCACCACGAATGGGGTCCATGGCTTGGCATCGGAGACAGGCCATGTCCAGGTGGCCCGCAATGTCCTGAGGCTGCAGGTGCAAGGTGTGCCCTTGGGTGACGAGGACATCTATGTCTGCACAGCCCACAACTTGCTGGGCTCGGTCAGCACCACAGGGCAGCTAAAGGGGGAAG GTGTGCATGTAGTGGCCGAGCCAGGACTGGACGTGCCTGAGGGGGCAGCACTGAACCTGAGTTGTTCCCTCCCTGGTGACCCTGAGCCCACGGGCAACTCCACCTTCACTTGGTTCTGGAACGGCCGGAGACTACACATGGAGACTGTGCCCACCCTCACCTTTATCCACGTGGCCCGTGCCCAAGCTGGGGTGTACCATTGCCAGGCTGAACTCCCCAGTGGGGCCACCACCTCTACTCCAGTCATGCTCCGTGTGCTCT ACCCTCCCAAGACACCCACCATGACAGTCTTTGTGGAGCCCGAGGGTGGTGTCGAAGGCATCCTGGACTGCCGAGTGGACAGCGAGCCCCCAGCCAGCCTGACCCTTCACCTTGGCAGTCGGCTGGTGGCCTCCAGCCAGTCCCGGGGTGCTCCAGCGGAGACACATCTCCACATCTCAGCCACTCCCAATGCCTTGAGGGTGGACATCAAGGAGCTGAGGCCCAGCGACCAGGGGGAATATGTGTGCTCTGCCTCCAACGCCCTGGGCTCAGCCTCTGCCTCCACCTACTTCGGAACCAGAG CCCTGCACCACCTGCGTCTGTTCCAGCAGCTGCTCTGGGTCATGGGCCTACTGGTCCTCTTCCTACTGCTGGGCCTGGGGGCCTGCTACACCTGGAG AAGGAGGCATTTTCACAAGCTGAGCAGGGGTGAGAATTCGGTGGCAATGTCTTCTCAGACGGCAACCGTGCAG GAGGAGAAAGTTGCTGGAATCTGTGATGACTCAGGCCCTGTGAACAGCGCAGTGTCAGGGCCTGCCTGCCTTTTAGAAAACAGCTGTGCGACATCCGACTTTCTGTGA
- the SIGLEC1 gene encoding sialoadhesin isoform X2 produces MGFLLHLLHLTLSIPAGLASWGVSSPQEVQGVKGSCLLIPCVFTFPDRVEVPNGITSIWYYDYSSSRKVASHSANPELVESRFHGRTQLVGDAEDKVCNLLLKDLQLEDSGSYNYRFEISEGNRWSDVKGTVVTVTEKPSVPTIDLPAELREGLEVDFNCSTPYACPQGTISLKWHGQDPARSVTSNLLKLEPTGIKHLETLHMALSWQDHGRTLSCQLSVANHRIESKVHLQVQYAPKGVDIVLSPSGRNILPGDRVTLTCRVNSSYPEVSSVQWVKDGMQLKAQSRVLQLSQAGWDDAGVYTCQAENGVGSSVSPPVSLPVFMAKVQVSPAGPILENQTVTLACNTPKEVAGELRYNWYKNHAPLEDAHSQTLQLRPATRADTGFYFCEVQNALGRERSGPVSMVVRHPPLALDLTAFLETQAGQVGIFHCSVLSEPLATLVLSHGGLVLASTLGEGDNSPRFSVSSAPNFLRLKIRDLGPADSGEYTCSATNSFGNASSTLDFHANAARLLISPAAEVVEGQAVTLNCRSGLSPTPDIRFSWYLNGALLLEGPSSSLLLPAASSSDAGSYHCRAQDSHSASGPSSPAVLTVLYAPRQPTFTARLESDATGVGAGRRGLLLCRVDSDPPAQLQLLHRDRVVASSHGCSTCGGCSPRMKVTRAPNLLRVEIHDPGLEDEGVYLCEARNALGNASASATFNAQATVLVIAPSHTLQEGTGANLTCNVSRETDSGPANFSWFRNGALWAQGPLETMTLLPVARTDAALYACRILTEADAQLSAPVLLSVLYPPDPPKLSALLDMGQGHMAVFVCTVDSRPLAQLALFHGERLLATSPGPQLPRHGRLQAKATANSLQLEVRDLGLGDSGSYRCEATNDLGSANTSLFFQVRGAWVQVSPSPELQEGQAVVLSCQVPTGVLEGTSYRWYRDGQLLQEVTSATLRFAAITLSQAGAYHCQAQAPGSATTSLAAPVSLHVSYAPRQAILTTLMDTGPGRQGLLLCRVNSDPPAQLRLLHGDRLVASTLGGVEELAGSSPRLQVAVAPNTLRLEIHNAVLEDEGVYTCEATNALGQVLASANFDAQAVSVQVWPKATVQEGQLVNLTCLVWTTRLAELTYMWYQDGQQRPGAHSILLPNVTVTDAATYRCGLLTPGQAPRLSTPVTLDVLYAPRSLHLTYLLESRGGQLALILCTVDSRPPAQLALSRAGHLLASSTAASVPNTLRLELWEPRPSDEGLYSCSAHSPLGQANTSLELRLEAVQVTLAPSATVPEGTPVTVTCEDTAARPPTLYTWYHNSRWLQEGPATSLSLPEATRAHAGAYSCQVQDAQGTRSSRPASLKVLYAPRDAVVSSFWDSRAGPMAVVQCTVDSEPPAELALSHDGKVLATTNGVHGLASETGHVQVARNVLRLQVQGVPLGDEDIYVCTAHNLLGSVSTTGQLKGEGVHVVAEPGLDVPEGAALNLSCSLPGDPEPTGNSTFTWFWNGRRLHMETVPTLTFIHVARAQAGVYHCQAELPSGATTSTPVMLRVLYPPKTPTMTVFVEPEGGVEGILDCRVDSEPPASLTLHLGSRLVASSQSRGAPAETHLHISATPNALRVDIKELRPSDQGEYVCSASNALGSASASTYFGTRALHHLRLFQQLLWVMGLLVLFLLLGLGACYTWRRRKLLESVMTQAL; encoded by the exons GGGGGACGCTGAGGATAAGGTGTGCAACCTGCTGCTGAAGGACCTGCAGCTGGAGGACTCGGGTTCCTACAACTACCGCTTTGAGATCAGTGAGGGCAACCGCTGGTCAGATGTCAAAGGCACCGTGGTCACTGTGACAG AGAAGCCCAGTGTGCCCACCATTGATTTGCCGGCCGAACTtcgagaggggctggaggtggacTTCAACTGCTCCACTCCCTACGCGTGCCCGCAGGGGACGATCAGCCTGAAGTGGCACGGCCAGGACCCCGCTCGTTCAGTCACCTCCAACCTCCTGAAGCTTGAACCCACAGGCATCAAACACCTGGAGACCCTTCACATGGCCCTGTCCTGGCAGGACCATGGCCGGACCCTGAGCTGCCAGCTCTCGGTGGCCAACCACAGGATTGAGAGCAAAGTTCACCTCCAAGTGCAGT ATGCCCCCAAGGGTGTGGACATCGTCCTCAGCCCCTCAGGGCGGAATATCCTGCCAGGTGATCGGGTCACACTCACCTGCCGGGTGAACAGCAGCTACCCTGAGGTCAGTTCTGTGCAGTGGGTCAAAGATGGGATGCAGCTCAAAGCCCAGAGCCGTGTGCTGCAGTTGTCCCAGGCAGGCTGGGATGATGCTGGTGTCTACACCTGCCAAGCTGAGAATGGCGTGGGCTCTTCGGTCTCGCCTCCTGTCAGCCTCCCTGTCTTCA TGGCTAAGGTCCAGGTGAGTCCAGCAGGCCCCATCCTGGAGAACCAGACGGTGACACTGGCCTGCAACACACCTAAAGAAGTGGCCGGTGAGCTGCGCTACAACTGGTACAAGAACCACGCCCCACTGGAGGACGCCCACAGCCAGACCCTCCAGCTGCGCCCGGCCACCAGGGCTGACACCGGCTTCTACTTCTGTGAGGTGCAGAACGCCCTGGGCAGAGAGCGCTCTGGCCCGGTCAGCATGGTGGTCCGCC ACCCACCCCTCGCCCTGGACCTTACTGCCTTCCTGGAGACACAGGCAGGGCAGGTGGGCATCTTCCACTGCTCTGTGCTCAGCGAGCCACTGGCCACCCTGGTGCTGTCACATGGGGGCCTTGTCCTGGCCTCCACCCTTGGGGAGGGTGACAACAGCCCACGCTTCAGTGTCTCCTCTGCCCCCAACTTCCTGCGCCTGAAGATCCGAGACCTGGGACCAGCTGACAGTGGAGAGTACACGTGCTCAGCCACCAACTCCTTTGGGAATGCGTCTTCCACGCTGGATTTCCATGCCAATG CTGCCCGCCTCCTCATCAGCCCGGCAGCGGAGGTGGTGGAAGGGCAGGCAGTGACGCTGAACTGCAGGAGCGGCCTGAGCCCGACGCCTGACATCCGCTTCTCCTGGTACCTGAACGGAGCCCTGCTTCTTGAGGGGCCCAGCAGCAGCCTCCTGCTCCCGGCGGCCTCCAGCTCTGACGCTGGTTCCTATCACTGTCGGGCCCAGGACAGCCACAGCGCCAGCGGCCCCTCCTCGCCTGCCGTTCTCACTGTGCTCT ACGCCCCACGCCAGCCCACCTTCACCGCCCGACTGGAGTCTGATGCTACAGGAGTGGGGGCTGGCCGGCGAGGCCTCCTCTTGTGCCGTGTGGACAGTGACCCCCCAGCCCAGCTGCAGCTGCTCCACAGAGACCGTGTTGTGGCCTCTTCCCATGGCTGCAGCACCTGTGGGGGCTGTTCTCCACGCATGAAGGTCACGAGAGCCCCCAACCTACTGCGTGTGGAGATTCATGACCCGGGGCTGGAGGACGAGGGTGTGTACCTGTGCGAGGCCAGAAATGCCCTGGGCAACGCCTCTGCCTCTGCGACCTTCAATGCCCAGG CCACCGTCCTGGTCATCGCACCGTCGCACACACTGCAGGAGGGCACCGGAGCCAACCTGACTTGCAACGTGAGCCGAGAAACTGACAGTGGCCCTGCCAACTTCTCCTGGTTCCGGAATGGGGCGCTGTGGGCCCAGGGACCCCTGGAGACCATGACGCTGCTGCCTGTGGCCAGAACGGATGCAGCCCTCTATGCCTGCCGCATCCTCACCGAGGCTGATGCCCAGCTGTCCGCCCCGGTGCTCCTGAGTGTGCTCT ATCCCCCGGACCCTCCAAAGCTGTCAGCCCTCCTGGACATGGGCCAGGGCCACATGGCTGTGTTCGTCTGCACTGTGGACAGTCGCCCCCTGGCCCAGCTGGCCCTGTTCCATGGGGAGCGCCTCCTGGCCACGAGTCCGGGGCCCCAGCTCCCACGCCATGGCCGCCTCCAGGCCAAAGCCACTGCCAATTCTCTGCAACTAGAGGTCCGCGACCTGGGTCTTGGGGACTCTGGCAGCTACCGCTGTGAGGCCACCAATGACCTCGGATCAGCCAACACCTCCCTCTTCTTCCAGGTTCGAG GAGCCTGGGTCCAGGTGTCACCATCGCCCGAGCTCCAGGAGGGCCAGGCTGTGGTCCTGAGCTGCCAGGTACCCACTGGGGTCCTGGAGGGGACTTCATATCGCTGGTATCGGGATGGCCAGCTCCTCCAGGAGGTGACCTCGGCCACACTCCGCTTTGCAGCCATAACTCTGAGCCAAGCTGGGGCCTACCATTGCCAAGCCCAAGCCCCAGGCTCAGCCACCACAAGCCTGGCTGCCCCTGTCAGCCTCCACGTGTCCT ACGCCCCTCGCCAGGCCATACTCACCACCCTGATGGACACAGGCCCCGGGCGACAGGGCCTCCTCCTGTGCCGTGTGAACAGTGACCCTCCGGCCCAGTTACGATTGCTCCATGGGGACCGCCTCGTGGCTTCCACCCTAGGAGGTGTGGAGGAACTTGCAGGCAGCTCTCCCCGGCTACAGGTGGCTGTGGCCCCCAACACGCTGCGACTGGAGATCCACAACGCAGTGCTGGAGGATGAAGGTGTCTACACCTGTGAGGCCACCAACGCCCTGGGCCAGGTCTTGGCCTCAGCCAACTTCGATGCCCAGG ctgTGAGCGTGCAGGTGTGGCCCAAGGCCACGGTGCAGGAGGGGCAGCTGGTGAACCTGACCTGCCTTGTATGGACCACTCGCCTGGCCGAGCTCACTTACATGTGGTACCAGGATGGGCAGCAGCGCCCAGGTGCCCACTCCATCCTCCTGCCCAATGTCACCGTCACGGATGCTGCCACCTACCGCTGTGGCTTGTTGACCCCTGGGCAGGCACCCCGTCTCTCCACACCTGTCACCCTGGATGTCCTCT ACGCACCCCGCAGCCTCCACCTGACCTACCTCCTAGAGAGCCGGGGCGGCCAGCTGGCCCTGATACTGTGCACTGTGGACAGCCGCCCACCCGCCCAGCTGGCCCTCAGCCGTGCTGGCCACCTCCTGGCCTCCTCGACTGCAGCCTCTGTCCCCAACACCCTGCGCCTGGAGCTGTGGGAGCCCCGGCCCAGCGATGAGGGTCTCTACAGCTGCTCAGCCCACAGTCCGCTAGGCCAAGCGAACACATCCCTGGAGCTGCGGCTAGAGG CTGTGCAGGTGACCTTGGCTCCATCAGCCACTGTGCCAGAGGGGACTCCTGTCACAGTGACCTGTGAAGACACTGCTGCCCGCCCGCCCACCCTCTACACCTGGTACCACAACAGCCGTTGGCTGCAAGAGGGGCCAGCCACCTCCCTCTCGTTGCCAGAGGCTACGCGGGCTCACGCAGGCGCCTACTCCTGCCAGGTCCAGGATGCCCAGGGCACACGCAGCTCCCGGCCAGCTTCCCTGAAAGTCCTCT ATGCCCCTCGGGATGCTGTCGTGTCCTCCTTCTGGGActcaagggctggccccatggctgtgGTACAgtgcactgtggacagcgagccGCCTGCCGAGCTGGCCCTTTCTCATGATGGCAAGGTGTTGGCCACCACGAATGGGGTCCATGGCTTGGCATCGGAGACAGGCCATGTCCAGGTGGCCCGCAATGTCCTGAGGCTGCAGGTGCAAGGTGTGCCCTTGGGTGACGAGGACATCTATGTCTGCACAGCCCACAACTTGCTGGGCTCGGTCAGCACCACAGGGCAGCTAAAGGGGGAAG GTGTGCATGTAGTGGCCGAGCCAGGACTGGACGTGCCTGAGGGGGCAGCACTGAACCTGAGTTGTTCCCTCCCTGGTGACCCTGAGCCCACGGGCAACTCCACCTTCACTTGGTTCTGGAACGGCCGGAGACTACACATGGAGACTGTGCCCACCCTCACCTTTATCCACGTGGCCCGTGCCCAAGCTGGGGTGTACCATTGCCAGGCTGAACTCCCCAGTGGGGCCACCACCTCTACTCCAGTCATGCTCCGTGTGCTCT ACCCTCCCAAGACACCCACCATGACAGTCTTTGTGGAGCCCGAGGGTGGTGTCGAAGGCATCCTGGACTGCCGAGTGGACAGCGAGCCCCCAGCCAGCCTGACCCTTCACCTTGGCAGTCGGCTGGTGGCCTCCAGCCAGTCCCGGGGTGCTCCAGCGGAGACACATCTCCACATCTCAGCCACTCCCAATGCCTTGAGGGTGGACATCAAGGAGCTGAGGCCCAGCGACCAGGGGGAATATGTGTGCTCTGCCTCCAACGCCCTGGGCTCAGCCTCTGCCTCCACCTACTTCGGAACCAGAG CCCTGCACCACCTGCGTCTGTTCCAGCAGCTGCTCTGGGTCATGGGCCTACTGGTCCTCTTCCTACTGCTGGGCCTGGGGGCCTGCTACACCTGGAG GAGGAGAAAGTTGCTGGAATCTGTGATGACTCAGGCCCTGTGA